Proteins from a single region of Primulina tabacum isolate GXHZ01 chromosome 5, ASM2559414v2, whole genome shotgun sequence:
- the LOC142547594 gene encoding kinesin-like protein KIN-12B produces the protein MKHFMVPRNQILRENHHETAVNAPLSSSPNPKSKPGTPNPSIRKHKSSSKENAQPINSDINVTSSPSTVPSKLKSPLPPRPPLKRKLSVESAAAAAALENGVVPVNSSDSGVKVIVRVRPPNKNEEEGPHVVQKISNDSLSIAGQTFTFDSIADIESNQMDIFQLVGAPLVENCLAGFNSSVFAYGQTGSGKTYTIWGASNALLEEEQQGLAPRVFHWLFERIDEEQVKQADRKLVFMCRCSFLEIYNEQITDLLDPSQKNLQIREDVNSGVYVENLTEECVSSMKDLSQLLMKGLSNRRTGSTSVNAESSRSHSVFTCVVESRSKSAADGLSYVKVSRINFVDLAGSERQKQTGAAGERLKEAGNINRSLSQLGNLINILAEVSQTGKNRHIPYRDSKLTFLLQESLGGNAKLAMICAVSPSQSCKSETFSTLRFAQRAKAIKNKAIVNEEMQDDVNVLREVIRQLKDELHRMKTNGNQAGQNGAYANGWNARRSLNLLKFSLNRPLTLPPHLDDDGDAEMEILMEGEEVGEANKSLDAREIECPCSQPGVSKDRSVEEARPEIKNTCSGKQGYEDLDVDMEEESFETVDEDKTKLIIHGNIEKNSEMTLDNGSCGPRKSLLPCPLIQLSSETENTPEKSINCAKDGETFIPSMIPSDVSPILKSPTPSVSPRLNCSRKSLRTSSTASASQSVTRQSNYEASQVSVAKPSSSFCSKSLSNRKNCFMSNDQLASTLQHGIKIIESQRLSSALRRSSFRFSCIPIEAMPVIKVDAGVQTMYTTEESLENVTQEPLCHACKARNLQPELSDEDNGQNMQLVPANGSPSHHELKTQVPKAVEKVLAGAIRREMALEEICSKQTTEIIQLNRLIQQYKHERECNAIIGRTREDKIARLESLMDGVLPTEDFMEDELLSLTHEHKILRDQYDNHPDVLRTIIEQKRVQDELERYQNFFDLGERDVLLEEIQDLRAQLQFYLDSSQPKASKRQTPLLQLTHSLDSKVAPALCTIPELTENAEEKLQMERAQWTEAESKWISVVEELRLELEANRSLAQKQNHELNMEKQCSEELKEAMQMAMEGHARMLEQYAELEEKHIQLLARHRRIQDGIDDVKKAASKAGVRGAESKFINALAAEISALKVEREKERRYFRDENRGLQAQLKDTAEAVQAAGELLVRLKEADEAVTAAEKRASMAEQETEMAYREIDKLNKLIAAPYKEDFAAKSQETIVDKNWQEEFAPSYDVGEEPPSWFSGYDRCNI, from the exons ATGAAGCATTTCATGGTACCGCGTAACCAAATCTTGAGAGAAAATCACCATGAAACTGCGGTCAATGCTCCATTATCTTCGTCTCCGAACCCCAAATCGAAGCCCGGCACACCGAACCCTAGCATACGGAAGCACAAATCATCGTCAAAAGAGAACGCGCAGCCGATAAATTCAGATATTAACGTCACTTCATCACCATCCACCGTTCCTTCGAAGTTGAAGAGCCCGCTTCCGCCTAGGCCGCCTCTCAAGCGCAAGCTCAGTGTGGAGTCCGCTGCGGCTGCTGCGGCTTTGGAGAATGGTGTGGTGCCTGTGAATTCCTCGGATTCTGGGGTTAAG GTGATAGTCCGAGTGAGACCACCAAATAAGAATGAAGAAGAAGGGCCGCATGTGgttcaaaaaatttcaaatgattcttTATCAATAGCAGGACAAACCTTTACATTTGACTCGATTGCTGATATTGAGTCAAACCAG ATGGATATTTTCCAGCTCGTGGGTGCACCACTTGTTGAAAATTGCCTTGCTGGGTTCAACAGCTCTGTATTTGCCTATGGACAG ACTGGGAGTGGGAAGACATACACCATTTGGGGTGCATCAAATGCTTTGTTGGAAGAAGAACAACAAGGGTTAGCGCCACGTGTTTTCCACTGGCTCTTTGAAAGGATTGATGAG GAGCAAGTCAAGCAAGCTGACAGAAAACTTGTGTTTATGTGCCGCTGCTCTTTCCTTGAG ATTTACAATGAACAAATAACTGATTTATTGGATCCAAGTCAAAAGAATCTCCAG ATCAGAGAAGATGTTAACAGTGGTGTTTATGTGGAAAATTTAACAGAGGAATGTGTCTCCTCTATGAAGGACTTGTCACaacttttgatgaag GGATTGTCAAATCGGAGAACTGGCTCTACAAGTGTGAATGCTGAAAGTTCTCGCTCCCACAGCGTTTTCACTTGTGTTGTTGAATCGCGCAGCAAG AGTGCTGCTGATGGTTTAAGCTACGTGAAGGTTAGCAGAATTAATTTTGTTGACCTTGCTGGATCAGAGAGACAGAAACAAACAGGTGCAGCTGGAGAACGCTTGAAGGAAGCAGGGAATATTAACCGTTCTCTGTCACAACTAGG GAACTTGATAAATATTCTTGCAGAAGTTTCTCAGACAGGGAAGAATAGACACATACCCTACAGGGATTCCAAGTTGACATTCTTACTGCAGGAATCCCTGGGTGGGAATGCCAAACTTGCGATGATATGTGCAGTTTCTCCATCTCAAAG ctGTAAGAGCGAAACTTTCAGCACATTAAGATTTGCACAGCGTGCGAAGgcaataaaaaataaagcaATTGTAAATGAAGAAATGCAGGATGATGTAAATGTCTTGAGAGAAGTTATACGACAACTGAAg GATGAACTCCATCGAATGAAGACCAATGGCAATCAAGCAGGCCAAAATGGCGCCTATGCAAATGGATGGAATGCACGGAGAAGTCTCAACCTCCTGAAATTTAGTCTCAACCGGCCATTGACATTGCCGCCTCATCTTGATGATGACGGAGATGCAGAAATGGAAATTCTGATGGAAGGTGAAGAAGTTGGTGAAGCAAATAAAAGTTTGGATGCTCGTGAAATTGAATGTCCATGTTCACAGCCTGGAGTTTCTAAAGATAGAAGTGTTGAGGAAGCTCGGCCTGAGATAAAAAATACATGTTCCGGTAAACAAGGTTACGAGGATTTAGACGTGGATATGGAGGAAGAATCATTTGAAACAGTTGACGAGGATAAAACTAAACTCATAATTCATGGGAACATTGAAAAAAACTCAGAGATGACACTTGACAATGGTTCTTGTGGGCCGAGGAAGTCACTGCTGCCATGCCCCTTAATACAACTATCTTCAGAAACTGAGAACACTCCTGAGAAGTCTATAAATTGTGCTAAAGATGGTGAAACTTTTATTCCCAGTATGATTCCGTCTGATGTTTCCCCAATTCTGAAGTCTCCAACACCTAGTGTTTCTCCAAGACTGAATTGCAGCAGGAAAAGTCTTAGAACCTCATCAACTGCTTCAGCTTCTCAGAGTGTCACTCGTCAGAGTAACTATGAGGCTTCACAAGTATCCGTAGCAAAGCCTTCCAGCAGCTTTTGTTCGAAGTCTCTTTCTAATCGCAAAAATTGTTTTATGTCCAATGATCAATTAGCTTCCACTCTCCAGCATGGGATTAAAATAATTGAGAGCCAGCGTCTTAGTTCGGCCCTGAGAAGGTCATCATTCAGATTCTCATGCATACCCATTGAAGCAATGCCGGTTATAAAAGTTGATGCAGGTGTTCAAACTATGTATACAACAGAAGAGTCCCTAGAAAATGTTACACAAGAACCTTTGTGTCATGCATGCAAGGCCAGAAATTTACAGCCAGAGCTTAGTGATGAAGATAATGGCCAGAATATGCAGCTAGTGCCAGCTAATGGATCACCATCACATCACGAGTTGAAGACGCAAGTTCCTAAA GCAGTAGAAAAGGTCTTGGCAGGGGCAATTCGTAGAGAGATGGCATTAGAGGAGATATGTTCCAAACAAACTACTGAGATCATCCAACTAAATCGTTTG ATCCAGCAATACAAACACGAAAGAGAATGTAATGCAATAATTGGTCGAACTCGTGAAGATAAAATCGCTCGCCTTGAGAGCCTGATGGATGGAGTGCTGCCTACTGAAGATTTCATGGAGGATGAGCTATTATCACTAACTCATGAACACAAG ATTCTTCGGGACCAATATGATAATCATCCTGATGTTTTGAGAACAATAATCGAGCAAAAAAGAGTTCAAGATGAATTAGAAAGATATCAAAATTTCTTTGACTTGGGGGAAAGGGATGTTTTGTTGGAAGAAATACAAGACTTAAGAGCTCAACTGCAATTTTATCTGGATTCGTCACAGCCTAAGGCATCCAAAAGACAAACTCCTCTCCTGCAACTTACACATTCGCTTGATTCGAAAGTGGCTCCAGCTTTGTGCACCATTCCAGAGCTGACTGAAAATGCTGAGGAGAAACTTCAGATGGAGAGAGCTCAGTGGACTGAAGCAGAGAGTAAGTGGATTTCCGTAGTAGAAGAACTCAGATTGGAGCTAGAAGCCAACCGATCTCTTGCTCAAAAGCAAAACCATGAACTAAATATGGAAAAGCAATGCTCGGAAGAGCTTAAAGAAGCAATGCAGATGGCGATGGAGGGCCATGCACGCATGCTTGAACAATACGCAGAGCTTGAAGAGAAACACATTCAATTGCTAGCAAGGCACAGGAGGATTCAAGATGGAATTGATGATGTCAAGAAAGCAGCGTCTAAGGCaggggtgagaggtgctgaatCTAAATTTATCAATGCACTAGCAGCAGAAATTTCGGCATTAAAAGTGGAAAGGGAGAAGGAGAGACGATATTTTAGGGATGAAAATAGAGGACTTCAAGCACAGTTGAAGGATACTGCTGAAGCTGTTCAGGCGGCTGGGGAATTACTTGTGAGGCTTAAAGAGGCAGATGAAGCTGTAACCGCTGCAGAG
- the LOC142544431 gene encoding cysteine proteinase inhibitor B-like, with the protein MAIKTIKQALLFFFLMILTTSQFYMHANAIGEKVGGRREVKNVHSNKQIQDLGRFCVEQYNLKMLQKGINGSSGKLLMFSEVVEAETQVVSGIKYYLKISAAPHGGGVAREFEAVVLVKPWMRSKEVLTFDPSPRSY; encoded by the coding sequence atgGCGATAAAAACTATAAAACAAGCCCTCCTCTTCTTCTTCCTCATGATCTTGACCACATCCCAGTTTTACATGCATGCCAACGCCATCGGAGAAAAAGTGGGAGGCCGAAGAGAAGTAAAGAATGTGCACAGCAACAAACAGATCCAGGATTTGGGGAGATTCTGCGTCGAACAGTACAATCTAAAGATGCTGCAGAAGGGTATTAATGGCAGCAGTGGCAAGCTTCTGATGTTCTCGGAGGTGGTGGAGGCAGAGACGCAGGTGGTTTCCGGGATCAAGTATTATCTGAAGATCTCCGCCGCCCCTCATGGCGGCGGGGTTGCCCGCGAGTTCGAGGCCGTGGTATTGGTGAAGCCGTGGATGCGTTCTAAGGAAGTGCTCACTTTTGATCCATCCCCTAGATCTTACTGA
- the LOC142544432 gene encoding uncharacterized protein LOC142544432: MREEEVRGDEESSAGSKSPTVAEELLELRQKMKVLEGQLENRGSSREVIRGCPFAEIIVREPLPGNFKSAKIKDYDGNADPEEHLARFENMAMLHYYTYRIKCKVFLTTLVDSAQRWFEGLAPQNISSFKDFQKVFSHHFSSSKKYKKTAFSLFKVKQSPEESLRAYIRIFNRVALDVPTCATETGLREGEFFKSLTKKVPGDFEDLLSRAEKYINMEEAQKQKREAVRKEKRDRVSKPEER, translated from the exons ATGAGGGAGGAGGAGGTGAGAGGAGATGAGGAATCCAGCGCCGGGTCCAAATCTCCTACCGTGGCGGAAGAGTTGTTGGAATTGAGACAGAAGATGAAGGTGCTGGAAGGACAGTTGGAGAATCGGGGCTCTTCCCGGGAAGTCATCAGGGGATGCCCGTTTGCTGAGATCATTGTCCGGGAACCTCTTCCCGGGAATTTTAAATCAGCCAAAATAAAGGATTATGATGGCAACGCAGATCCTGAGGAACACTTGGCCAGATTTGAGAACATGGCCATGTTGCACTATTACACTTATAGAATCAAGTGTAAGGTGTTCCTGACAACATTGGTGGATTCGGCTCAAAGGTGGTTTGAGGGTTTGGCTCCTCAAAATATTAGTTCTTTCAAAGACTTCCAAAAGGTGTTCTCTCACCATTTCAGTAGCAGTAAAAAGTACaaaaagactgcttttagtcttTTCAAAGTCAAGCAGAGCCCGGAGGAGAGTCTGAGGGCTTATATCCGAATATTCAATAGAGTGGCTCTTGACGTTCCCACTTGTGCCACTgaaact GGCTTGAGGGAGGGGGAGTTCTTCAAATCATTGACCAAGAAAGTGCCCGGGGATTTCGAAGACTTATTATCCCGGGCAGAGAAGTATATCAACATGGAAGAAGCTCAGAAACAGAAAAGGGAGGCTGTAAGGAAGGAGAAAAGAGACCGGGTGTCTAAGCCCGAGGAGAGATGA
- the LOC142544433 gene encoding uncharacterized protein LOC142544433: MKITRDREVQECSRDLAPDHQLSLSEKRGFCTFHKVCYNNTEDCKTLKGNYVPSSIPEPSHNNREPRLPPWTSRQPGSSAREGGMRNSTRGEPGRRREPELEKKKNSPPATGLIKMISGGSTDGDFNRARKSRSRRECMEVEGMRRSEAVISFDPEDLKGVNLPHSDALMDLQGYPLETVETVFFGFAGHVVYPEGEIVLPLTLGSQDLKKKVITSFTVVDSPSSYNIILGRPTMNELRAVASTYHQKIKFPVGARVGEVLGDQPSSRKCYVEAVRADQSKSKREGKKARVVVAGGRVVEKGEVNFVAEEEQEIELTGISPLISEHQLNILPGSHPVKQKKRHFGPEKDKVIDEQVKKLLKAGHIRKIQFPTWLSNVVLVPKSTGKWCMCVDFRDLNKACPKNHYPLPRIDQLMDSTSGFELLSFMDAYQGYHQILLAKRATYQRLMNKVFEKQLGRNVEVYVDDILGKTREVASFIVDLEETFATLMRYGIELNPAKCIFGVKIGKFLGFIVTDRELLVLVKPEPGEKLFVYLSTTEYAVSSVLIKEEGYDQKPVYYVSHALRGPELRYSGVEKIALALIMTARKLRPYFLSHQNIVLTNSPLGRIMTHFEVSGRMIKWTVELGEYDIEYKPRVAIKAKAVSDFLSEMVQPNEEKVWRIFVDGASSLAGCGVGVVIISPLGEKIKLALRIDSRVTNNEAEYEAVLAGIQAAREVGASRIILYSDSQLITQQIKDVYEAKDDRMLKYLQLIKARSEVFADWGVEQIPREENSEADTLAKMAASLSEVSTREILHASRLILSTEEEMLPEPEDSWMTPLIKFIVNNELPEDRARAQKTKRQAPSPFGHLALLINGHGYCGSFPDCPGLEKFLLVAVDYFSKWVEAEPLAKITEQEAWAMELDLVEEKRDRAFIRMEAYRSRVMKSYNKKVRIRDFQVGDLVMKKVNPAGDVGKLEARWEGPYKITRKISSGSFSLENAQGHPLKRPWNVFNLKKYYA, translated from the exons ATGAAGATTACTCGGGATAGGGAAGTGCAAGAATGTAGTAGAGACCTGGCTCCGGACCATCAATTATCCCTGTCGGAGAAAAGAGGATTTTGCACTTTCCACAAGGTGTGTTACAATAACACCGAAGATTGCAAAACATTGAAGGGAAATTATGTCCCATCTTCCATCCCGGAACCCAGTCACAACAACAGAGAGCCGAGATTGCCACCTTGGACATCTCGGCAGCCAGGATCCAGCGCCCGTGAAGGAGGTATGAGGAATAGTACGAGAGGAGAGCCCGGGAGAAGAAGAGAGCCCGAGCTTGAGAAGAAAAAGAATTCACCCCCTGCTACGGGGTTGATAAAAATGATATCAGGAGgctctactgatggagacttCAACCGAGCGAGGAAGTCGAGGAGTAGGAGGGAGTGTATGGAGGTAGAAGGAATGAGGAGGAGCGAGGCGGTCATCAGTTTTGACCCCGAGGATTTAAAGGGAGTGAATCTACCCCACAGTGATGCCTTG atggatttgcagggcTATCCCTTGGAAACTGTGGAAACTGTCTTCTTTGGCTTTGCTGGCCATGTGGTTTACCCGGAAGGGGAGATTGTCTTACCACTAACCCTGGGCTCCCAGGATCTCAAGAAAAAGGTGATTACTTCTTTCACAGTGGTGGACTCCCCATCATCTTATAACATCATTCTAGGGAGGCCGACCATGAATGAGCTGAGGGCTGTGGCATCTACCTACCACCAAAAGATAAAGTTTCCTGTGGGAGCCAGGGTGGGAGAAGTCCTGGGAGATCAGCCATCTTCTCGAAAATGCTATGTGGAAGCGGTCCGGGCGGATCAGAGCAAATCCAAGAGGGAAGGGAAGAAAGCCAGAGTGGTTGTAGCAGGAGGAAGAGTGGTGGAGAAAGGGGAAGTTAATTTTGTAGCAGAAGAAGAGCAGGAGATA GAGCTGACAGGGATTTCTCCCTTAATATCGGAGCACCAACTGAACATTCTCCCGGGATCTCACCCGGTAAAGCAAAAGAAGAGACACTTTGGTCCTGAAAAGGACAAAGTCATTGATGAGCAGGTGAAAAAACTACTGAAGGCCGGCCATATTCGGAAAATTCAATTCCCTACATGGCTCTCCAATGTGGTATTGGTGCCCAAATCTACCGGGAAGTGGTGCATGTGTGTAGACTTCCGCGATCTTAATAAGGCCTGTCCCAAGAATCATTATCCTCTGCCCCGTATTGATCAATTGATGGATTCCACATCGGGCTTCGAATTGCTGAGCTTCATGGACGCATACCAGGGGTATCATCAAATCCTCCTGGCCAAGA gggctaCTTACCAGCGTCTGATGAACAAAGTCTTCGAGAAGCAGCTGGGGCGAAATGTGGaagtctatgtggatgatattctgGGCAAGACTCGGGAGGTTGCAAGCTTTATTGTTGATCTGGAGGAAACTTTTGCCACTCTCATGCGGTACGGGATCGAGCTTAACCCTGCCAAGTGCATCTTTGGCGTAAAGATTGGCAAATTCTTGGGATTCATAGTGACAGATCGAG AGCTCCTTGTATTGGTGAAGCCGGAGCCCGGGGAGAAATTATTTGTTTATCTGTCCACTACAGAGTATGCTGTCAGCTCAGTTCTGATAAAAGAAGAAGGCTATGATCAAAAGCCTGTCTAttatgtcagccatgctctAAGGGGACCCGAACTCCGATACAGTGGAGTGGAAAAAATTGCTTTGGCCTTGATCATGACCGCCCGGAAGCTAAGGCCCTATTTCCTGTCACATCAAAACATTGTTCTTACCAATAGTCCTCTCGGGAGGATCATGACTCACTTTGAAGTATCCGGGCGAATGATCAAGTGGACAGTAGAGTTGGGGGAGTATGACATTGAATACAAACCCCGGGTTGCCATCAAAGCAAAAGCTGTATCAGATTTTTTATCCGAGATGGTCCAACCCAATGAGGAGAAAGTATGGAGAATATTCGTGGATGGGGCGTCTAGCCTTGCCGGGTGTGGAGTAGGGGTTGTGATAATATCTCCCCTGGGAGAAAAGATTAAATTAGCACTGAGAATTGACTCCCGGGTAACCAACAATGAGGCCGAGTATGAGGCTGTCCTAGCCGGTATCCAAGCTGCCCGGGAAGTCGGCGCTTCCCGGATTATTCTGTATTCTGATTCGCAACTCATTACTCAACAGATAAAGGACGTATATGAAGCTAAGGATGACAGGATGCTAAAGTATTTGCAGCTCATCAAAGCCCGATCAGAAGTTTTTGCGGATTGGGGTGTCGAACAAATACCCCGGGAGGAGAATAGCGAGGCAGATACTCTGGCAAAAATGGCTGCTTCTTTGTCAGAAGTTAGTACCCGGGAAATCTTGCATGCATCTCGGCTAATCCTTTCTACTGAGGAAGAAATGTTACCAGAACCCGAGGACTCCTGGATGACACCTCTGATCAAGTTCATCGTAAATAATGAACTACCCGAAGACAGAGCCCGAGCTCAGAAAACTAAGAGACAAGctcccag CCCATTTGGACATCTTGCCCTTTTGATCAATGGACATGGATATTGTGGGTCCTTTCCCGATTGCCCGGGCTTAGAAAAATTCTTGTTAGTAGCTGTTGATTACTTTTCCAAGTGGGTAGAAGCTGAGCCTTTGGCAAAAATCACTGAGCAGGAG GCCTGGGCTATGGAGTTGGATTTGGTGGAAGAAAAAAGAGATCGAGCTTTCATTCGAATGGAAGCATATCGGAGCCGGGTCATGAAGTCATATAACAAAAAGGTCCGGATCCGAGATTTCCAAGTGGGGGATCTAGTCATGAAGAAAGTCAACCCTGCTGGGGATGTTGGGAAGCTGGAAGCTCGGTGGGAAGGACCTTATAAGATCACCCGAAAGATCAGTTCGGGATCTTTTTCTTTAGAAAATGCTCAAGGACATCCCCTCAAAAGGCCTTGGAATGTATTTAATCTAAAAAAATACTATGCGTGA